The Hemibagrus wyckioides isolate EC202008001 linkage group LG26, SWU_Hwy_1.0, whole genome shotgun sequence DNA window AGATAGAAACAGAGGCATTTTACATCAGCAACGTATTCGCTTATTAACATCCACTCTGACAAGACTCTATTCAGCATCAAGCAGGAGCAGTCACAAAGCCATCCTGCTGAAAAGGAGGAAATACTGCAGGTAGTAAAAGCACCTTCAGACCTTCAGCCTTAGGAATGTTTTCATGATGAGATTCACCTTACAGTACAGAATAAATAGTACAGTTCAAGTagaaactgctcctttaaatacaaaaaacaaaaaactgaaaaagacacacacacacacacattacacacacacacattaaatgaATACTCAgacactgaattttttttttatttcaatttatttcgATTTGTTTTTATAGCACAACTTTTAACACTGAACATGAATCTAAGCAGCTacacagaagtatagaaagatagaaaacatttttaaaggaaAGTTGCTATTTATCCCTAGtggacagtggcaaggaaaaactccctgagatgatatgaggaagaaaccttgagaggaagcaggctcagaagggaacattatcctcatttgggtgacactaagggagatgtacactgatcagccataacattatgaccactgacaggtgaagtgaatagcactaattatctcctcatcatggcacctgttagtgggtggaatatattaggcagcaagtgaacattttatcctcaaagttgatgttagaagcaggaaaaatggacaagtgtaaggatttgagcgagtttgacaaggaccagattgtgatggctagacgactggatcagagcatctccaaaactgcagctcttgtgggatgttcctggtgtgcagtggtcagtatctatcaaaagtggtccaaggacggaacagtggtgaaccggtgacagggtcatcaATGGCCAAGGCTTGGTGATGCACGAAGAAAGTGAagactggcccatgtgatccgatccaacagctgagctactgctgctcaaattgctgaagaagttaatgctggttctgatagaaagatgtcagaatacacagtgcatcagtttgttgtgtatggggctacATAGCCGCAGACCAATCAGGGTGCCCATGATGACCGCCAAAAGCGccaaaaaatgggcaagtgaaCATCAGATCTGGACCGCGGAGAAATGGAAGAAgttggcctggtctgatgaattttcttttacatcacgtagATGGCTGGGTGCATGTGCGTTGCtcaccaggggaacacatggcaccaggatgcactatgggaagaaggcaagccggcggaggcagcgTCATGCTTTGGGGactgttctgctgggaaaccttgggtcctgctgtccatgtggatgttactttgacacgtaccacctacctaagcattgttgcagaccatgtacactgtTTCACAGAaactgtattccctgatggctgtggcctctttcagcaggataatgtgctgtGCCACTGGACAGTATTATTACAGTTTATAATCAGgaagaattgtgcaaccaagagctcttgaggaactaatatgTCAGTATAGTTTCTGAGCTCATTATTGAcatagcactaattccttcctgctgtgaACTgactgggtcacaggctgtccatccagatctatccccagcagcagtgagcatcACCAAGccacgagactccaaccagtgctagagtggtcacactggaaactcagaacactgggagctagGGAGTGGGacgtatagctcgacagagacagacagagaacagagagagagaaaaatattagCTAGCTTTGATCATGTGACATATTTTATCTGGAATTTGCCTGGGAACCGAATTCAGCTGAAAGAGAAGTTCTGTATGTTTTGTCAGAACATCAGCAATACAGCTCACGATCATCTAGTAAATCCCAGCCGCTTTCTAGACTCCTGCATGTAGGTAGTCACATCCAGCTTCTTTCTGCGCACATAACTGGGCAGCTGAACTCCTGATTTATCCTGCACTTGGTAACTCGGTCTAATGACTCCAAACACAGGTCCGCGTCCTCCACCAATGCCCACCTTTGAGGCCTTGTGCAGGATGGAGGTGTTCCTCTGACCCTTCCTAGCTGTCTGTGTCACATCCTTGGCATAAGTCTGAAACTGCTTCTCTTCCTCTGCAATAAGCTGTGCATTCCTCACTTTACATTCCAGCTTCTGTTTTTCCCTGAGCTGCTTCTTCGCATGCTTCTCATTCTAGATGCCAACAAAAGTGGAGTTTGTAGTTATGTTAAATAAAGTCTAAAGAAATGTAAAGTTAAATAAAGTCCTGATATAAAACTAGAGAAAAAAATGAGCTGACTGACCATCTGATGGACATATGAGTCTTGTAGCAGTTTGActgcctctttctttttctgggCCTTGATTTTCTGAGTTTGATGGTAGAGGAGATCTGCTGCTTTGTTTGCTTTAAGCATCTCAGCAGCCTCCTGCTTCTCCTTCTGCTTCCTGCACTTCAGCTCTTTATGCTAAAATGGTATAATTGGagacaaaaatacatttaaatgcaTCAAAAAATACCCAAGTAACAGAAACAATTTAAAAAGTGTAAACCATTGAAACATTAAAGGTAAAATATTGTCTTCTTATAGTTGAACATATTCCCAAAACTGGAATTTACCACAGCTTCTCTGTGTTCAGCAATACTCCTCAACACAGcagccttcttcttctccttctcacgCTGTTCTTTATCCTTCTTGGCCACAGCTTCTGCAGCTGCCCTGGAGATCACCTCATCCTCATCGTCGCTTTGTGCCGCGAGAAATTCTGCCAGTCTGTCTGCAACAATTTCCCTGGGTCTCTGAAACTCTCTGCCAAAATACATGATCATCAGACAAATATGTAACGCTACATTATATGaccaaatgtatgtggacacctgaccgtcACACCCATATTTGGGTCTTCTCCAAAGTTGGAGGCACACAATGGTCTAGGATGTCTTGTACACTGCAGTATCACAATTTTGTGTTTACAAAACTAGTAGCTATAACTGACAAAAAGCATCTGATCCACCAAGCGGTAAAGAGAAGGCGTATGGACCAAGTTTAAGTGTAAAACACAactttttaaagatattttgaGTACCTGAAcatctctgcctctttctcctTCCTAAGTTTCATCTGTTTGTCTTTGGCCTCAACAACAAGCTTCCGTTTCTCTTCTTCCATCTCCTGTTTCTTGGCCTTAGACGCTTGGAAGATTTTCCTATTGGCAAACTCTTCCTgattaaagataaaaaacatACAGGAGATTAGACTTATTTTAGTGCAACCTAGAGGTGGATACATTGACAAAAATCTATCACTATATTCAATTAAATAAcatgagaacatgcaaacagagagcacacagggcagaggagGGAATTGAACCCAACCCTGTagattattttttagatttgatcaaatcacatttcataaaatgaccattttttcccctaaaaacTGAGATACAGCTTCTGCACATTTTCTACTTGCTCCCAAGTTTGAGAAGCAATTACTTGAAAAGCCTTcttgttctttctcttctcctcttgcTTCTTCTGCTTGAGCATGGTTTGTTCCATTTCATAAAGCTTTTGGAAATGCTTGAgttcttcttcctttttcttcttttccatcatctccttctctcttgcCTGGTCACGCTCCTTAACCCTAATAAACAAGGACACAGTTATAGCACACATGCTCCTCACTGAGCAAAACAGAGGTAACATGTTAGCTCTCATTTAAATCAAAGCAAAATGTTGGTCTGTCAACTACTTTGTTACACCAGAAACTAATAGCTATAATACTGTGCATATGTTGGTTAATCTGATACGTTACTGTTGTTTCAAAAACTCAGCATGAGCCAGGCGCTTCTGCTTCCTCTCCTCAGCTTTCTCTCGCTGCTCCTGTAAAGCCAGCTCCGTGTTTCGTCTAATCTTGGCCGACATctcgtctttttcttttttagcctctatttcttttcttattttcagCTCAATCTGAGCCTCCCTCTCCTTCAGGACTTCAGTCATCCGCAGAGCACTCTGGGGAAGAAATGATTTTAACGAtaacaaaatgaacacaatatTTATGTGAAGGAAATCACAAAGAATATGATGCtgcatacagtatatgtgatGAAAAGCAAGACAAGAAATCCAATTA harbors:
- the LOC131346408 gene encoding cilia- and flagella- associated protein 210-like yields the protein MSEQKNKTEATVPVGQFVRRKGTIRKGVLPEVINTPKLPVDLHEVTVLSTSDWKRIQDSVNRVKEEQDRLDAAAREREALHLRSKEVVKNWPDSLAAQRQKRLESRRIRKEIEEEKRKQLDLEEAKFQAMKRKEAIERAKTLQFLQTDRVKRFHSALRMTEVLKEREAQIELKIRKEIEAKKEKDEMSAKIRRNTELALQEQREKAEERKQKRLAHAEFLKQQVKERDQAREKEMMEKKKKEEELKHFQKLYEMEQTMLKQKKQEEKRKNKKAFQEEFANRKIFQASKAKKQEMEEEKRKLVVEAKDKQMKLRKEKEAEMFREFQRPREIVADRLAEFLAAQSDDEDEVISRAAAEAVAKKDKEQREKEKKKAAVLRSIAEHREAVHKELKCRKQKEKQEAAEMLKANKAADLLYHQTQKIKAQKKKEAVKLLQDSYVHQMNEKHAKKQLREKQKLECKVRNAQLIAEEEKQFQTYAKDVTQTARKGQRNTSILHKASKVGIGGGRGPVFGVIRPSYQVQDKSGVQLPSYVRRKKLDVTTYMQESRKRLGFTR